The Candidatus Scalindua japonica genome includes the window TTAGGCGGTAAGGTTTTCCAATCTTACCGCCTTTTTTTTATTTTAATTTTTTCTATTTTTGAAGGGAGTGGTTTTCAATATGGCGACCGGAACAGTAAAGTGGTTTAACGATTCTAAGGGTTATGGTTTTATTACGCCAGAGGAAGGCGATGACGTCTTTGTACACCATACCGCAATCCAGGCTGAGGGCTTTAAGAGCCTTTCAGAAGGAGACAAAGTAGAGTTCGACATTGAACAAGACGAAAAGGGTAGTAAGGCATCAAACGTTGTCAAATTATAAGGCTATAGTATAATCGTTATAATAAAGAACTCAATTTCCATAAAGGGGTATCGGGGGTTTTTTTATGCGTGCTTAATGAATTGAGAATGTTTTGTCGATACTGAGAAAGAATGATCAGGTCTGAATGCTAACCTGCTCGTACCGTACAATACATACGAGCAGGTTAGCTGGTTCAGTTGGATATAACCCGCAAACTGTTCTTTGTGATAAAGGGTGTCCGGGTCTGCCTCATGTGGAATCTATTTTGTTAATGCAAAATTGTATTCAAAAAAACAGGTTTGTTGCTAATGTTTGTAAACCCGATTTTACTGCTTATCTGTTCCACTTAATACTTCCCTTATATTCTTTTCAAGTGCGGTTCTCTGTGCTTTGTTTTCCATTGAAGATTTATATTCTTCAAGCATGGCGTTCACCAGGAGATCCGCGACTTTATCCATTTTAGCTCCCATTTTTTTCTCCAGATTTGCTTTGATCTTCTCTTTTAATAGTTCCTTTTTCGCGCAACGGGTGAGGTCCATCATTTTATCAATATTGCAGCCTCCTTCCTTGTTACATTTAGTTTTTTTATTGCAGTCGATGTTGCTGGAACACCTTCCGGGTTTGTCTAAAGGGCACTCTTTTGACTTGGCAGTTGTAGCATCCTGCGCATACGCCTGTGAGCTAATCCCTGTAATATTCAGTACCATACCTGAAACACCTACTACCGTAACAAACATAAGCAATAACTTAAGCTTACTCACCATTTATTTTCTCCCTGTTAAATTAATAAAAAAATATTGAATTATAGTATATAACAAAGATTTCTGTAAAAAGGTTCATATCTAATTAAAAAATTTCTAATAGTAAATAAACGAGGACTGAGTTGTGAAAGCAGGAAGTTGCCTGGTTCGCTTCACATAAAGTAAATCTGCCTCTGGTTGTACTCATTACTCTATGTATCCATAATAACAGGTCTTTTAAAATCATTTATCTCTTTCCTGCACAGTTCTACAGTGTTGGGGTGGCAGGTGAACATTACGATCTGGTTCTCTTTTGATACCTCGTTCAATAACCGGATAGTTGTTTTTGCCCTCTGAGGGTCGAAGTTTACAAGGATATCATCAACTATCAGAGGCAGAGTCCCCACTCTACCGGCGTACTCCTTTATAAAGGCCAATCTCATTGAAAGGTAAAGCTGTTCCGCCGTTCCTCTGCTGAGTGCAGATACGTTTTTTTGCAGACCTTCCGGTGTTTCGACTACCAGGTTGTTGCCGTCAGCTTTCCTGATTATGCGAATATATCGTCTCCTCGTAATCTTATTTAGATAGCGTCCCGCGTGCTTAAGGACAAATGGCTGCCGTTCTCTTTCATAAATAGTCATTGCCCTTTTTAATAATGTATGACACAGTGCATTTACAGACCATTCTGAAAGGGCTTCCCTTAGCCTTGCCTTGAGGTTCTCTTCTTCCAGCCTCAGCTCTCCCAGTCTTTCATTTTTTTCCAGTTCAGAAATTTGATTTGTCTTTGCTCCCATCTCCTGCATGATGTCAGAAAATTCCAGTTCCTGTTGGGTTATCTCTTTCTGCAGTCTGTCTATAGATTGGTCAGTTATTACAGGATCAGATTCAGAGGCAACTTCTTTCTTAAATTTTTCAACTTCAGGTGTGCTGCCAATCAATCTTGCGAGTTGTATTTCAAGGATGTTCTTTCGCTCCCGTAATTTCTCTCTTTTGTGCACAATATTTGAGTGTTTCCTGAATTCTCCTACATTTCCAGCGCAGCCTTCGAGTATCAGATTTTCAATCTTCTTTTCTATTTCAGTAATGATATCACGGGTTGTCTTTTCCCGGACTTTAAGTCCCTCTGTGTGTTCTTCAAGCTGCCCCTTCTTTTCCTTAAGTCTCTTCTGTTCTTTTAATGTATTGTTTAATAAGTGGACTGATTGAGTAATGTTGTCGGGCGATGCGGTTTTCAGGTTACACTGTTTTAAGATTGTATTGATACGGTCAAGGTATTTGTGGGCCCTCTTGTTGACCTGTTGCAGCTCGTTTTCCGCCTCTTCTTTTTTTCTTATCAGTTCCTTGATCCTCCTGACAGATTCAATAAGCGCGAAGATTCCGTTCCTGTCCAGTTCGATGCTAAATCCACGGTTTCTAAGCCAATCCTGCCATTTAGCAACTGTTTGCTGATATTCATCCTTTGCTCCAGAAAGAGCTATCTCTGCTTTCTCGATAGATTGTTTCTTCGACTCCATAATATTCGACAGTTGCTCTTTTGATTCTTCTAGTGTGACTGCTGCTGATTTATAGTAAACATAATAGAGGGCGGCAATGGCTGTGATTCCCAAAACCGCAGCCATGATCCCGGAAATTGGTTTAAAGGTTATCCAGCAGAATGCTCCCAGTCCTAATGCTATTGGAATTCCAAAGATCAGTATAAACTTGAATTGTGTTGCCGGTCTGACCCTCTCCAGTTGACGAGAGAATGTTTCAAATTCTCTAGTGGATTCGTCTCTGTTTTTTTTCTCCTGGACAAGGTTGTTTGCCGATTTCTCAACACTCATTTGGCTATTTGAAATTCCTTCAGACAAAACCCTTATGTTCTGAAGAGTTTCGTTACCTACATCTATTGCTGTCACCCTATCTTCATTCCAATCTGTGCCTATGTCAGTGATTGCGTTTTCTACTTCCGTTTTAAGTGAGTTTGTGTTTGATATGATTCGATCTTTTCTTTTTATGTTTTCTGCTTCGGCTGAGTAATCTTCGACCAGAGAGCTAATCATGGATTCAGACTCTAAAATTTTATTGTCTATATGTATTGAATCTGCCTGAGTACTGAGCTTTTTAATCTCATTGTTCTGTTGCTGTAGTTCTTCTCTTCTTTCTGTTAATTTGTCTTCCAGCTTCTCCAGCCTTTCGGCTCCATCCAGAGGGAATTTTTCGACTACAAACGGTAAAGTGGCAGTCTGTTTTTCTATCTCTTTGAGTTCCTTGACATTGTCTCTGCCAGTCTTCAGTCTTGACGCTTTCTCTTTTTCTCTTCTTTTGTTATCAATAATATTGGATAGATTTGTCTGTTCTTTTCTCAGTTTCTCAATTTTCGAGATTGTCGTTTTATATCTTTCCAGATCTTTTTTAATATCTGATATTTCAGCCCGGACTCTTTCAAGTTCTTTTGTAATTCTGGGTACTATTTGAGCGGCTCCGCCATGCTTGTATATCTTGTTTTTCTGTGCATTAACACTCTTTAGTATATCCGGCAGGGTAACATCTCCGATTCCTGTGCCTGCTGAATAAATATGCGCGTTTATCTCTTCATTTTCTAATGAATCTAATTGCTGCAGTTCCGTCAGGCTGAAGGCAAATACATTCTTGTATATACTCTCGCTGACACCATGCAGAGCTGCTTGTAAACTCTTCCTTGCGCTTTCACCTGACAATTCAGTACCGTCTCCATTGAGGATATTTATTTCACCGGCAAGTGTCCTGCCGGGTTTTATAGATACAGAGAACCTCTTTTTATCTGTTGTCTCCAGTTCCAGTCTTCCTCCATGGGTTCCGCCTGCCAGAGGTTCGTAGCGGTCAGAGGCATTCTTCTTTCCAGGAAACCCAAAGAACACTGTCCTTAGAAATGACATCATCGTTGTCTTTCCTGCCTCATTGGGACCAAATATGAGGTTAAATCCCGGTGCAAAAGAAAAGTCCAGGTTATGAAACTTTCCGTATCCGTCAATGTATACTCTTATGAATTTCATTAGCTCGACTTATCTCCCGATAACAGATCAATGCCCAGATTTACCGAATCTTCCAGGATAGTTAACAGCTCATTTTCATCAATCTCTTCAAGATATTTTCTTATAGTCCTGTTTGATAATGGCTGATTAAGTATCTTAAGTAACTCGTTCTTCATTTGATCATCATTTTCTACTTTCCCGGCAAGTCTCAGGAAATCACCAATAAAATTTTCCTGATTAATATAATCCTTCTTTTGCCTCTCAGGCCTGATTTTTAATCGTATTGATTCTGGAAAGATAAAGGGGGCCTGGTTAAAAAAACGTGCAACCAGTATCTCTTTTGTCTCTTCTATCTTATCTGTCATGGTTAATTCGTGATAAAGTGGTGATGGCCCGGTAAGTCTCCATCTCACAACAATCCCTTTTTCATCATTATTAAGTTTTGAAAGTTCTTCCTCACATTTGTCCAACAATAGCTCTGTCAACTCAACTGTTGTCATAATATCCTTTATATTCATCTCTTCCTGTTTCCACAGAATATTGTGAACAGGTTTGAATTCATATGATATTTTACGGTTTGAATCTATCTTTATAATATAACAACCTCTTGGTCCATCTTCGTTTATGTGTCTGCCCTGAATATTTCCGGGATAGAGTATAAGAGGGTCTTTGCAAAGGACCTCAGTTGTGTGGATGTGGCCGAGTAACCATATGTCCATGTTGTTTTCCTTCAGATCATTTAATGAACAGGGAGCATAAGGGGCATGGCCTTTTCTTGAACCAACGTTTGCATGGAGCAGACCAATAGAAACAGTATCTTTTTCCTTGGCTTGAAGTTTCAGTGAGAGGTTTTCTGTCACTTCACTTACCTTGTAACTGGTCCCATATATTCTAGTAATCACCTTACCATTCTTTTCGATTGGGATACTTTCAACTTTATCGCCACCAAGGAGGTGTACGTTGTTCGGGTATTTTATTTCTGTCAACCAGTCTGGCATGGGGTCGTGATTACCTGCTACGATGATAACGGGAATGTCAGCTTTATACAGTCTCTCAAACTGATCTCTCAGAAGGATTTGCGCGCTCAGACTCCTGTCCGCTCCGTCAAAAGTATCACCGCCAATAGTAAGGAAATCAACTTTCTCTGCCAGGCACAGGTCTATAATTTTAACGAACGCTTCATTAGTGGAATGTTTGAACCTGTCTGCCAGAGAGGGTTCTTTTGTGGTCAGTCCCTGAAAAGGGCTGTCCAGGTGCAGGTCGGCACAGTGTATGAGTTTAATTTTCATTATTAGACAGGATGACGGATGGTCGGAAATAAAGAAATATATCTTTCTGTAACAACATTGTCTTTTTTGTTTAACGAACAAACTATATCAGAAAGAAATATGCTTGTCTAGTTTAGCTATTAAGAAAGCAGTTTGAACATAATGGATAAGTTGTTAGTTATAGACGCTATTTAAATACTCGCAGATTTTTTCTATTGACAGTTGGTAGATTTAGTGATACAAATATTCCCATAAAGGGAACATTTGTATCAACATGATTATGGTCAATAAAAAAATAAATGAATGTCATTGGGAAAAAAATTCTTACAGGGTTTAGTGCTCATCATGCAGATGTTAGGGGACAATTAAGTTCTTGGCTTAACACAGATTTTCATACAGATTTAATACCCTAATTTTATGATGTTGTCCATAGACGGTATTTAATTTTTCTTTTTTCCAGCCAAGGGATTTTTATATTTCTTGATAGCTTCCATTAAAATTTGAAGATGCCTTTTCTTTTTCATCTCCACTATTATGGAATCGTTCTCAATTTTGAATTGACCTCCATTGTCAAAAAACTTACTGCTTAAACTTCCTGATGTTTCATTCTCAAACCCAGCAAGATCCATAGCAATTACGCGGTAGAAATTATGTGCCGCTATAGTCATCGTTAAATCAAAATCCACCTTTACCACTATGGACGATGAGAGTTTGTTAAGGTGAAAAAACTCTATTTGCTCTGAAATTCCTTTTTCTACATTCCAACGTTTTCCATATTGTCTGATTATTTGTGAGGCAGTACGCTTTCTATCATTGGTTAAGATAAATGCCTCTTTTTCATGACCATTGCCTGACACGGCAATTTGCCTGAAATATCTTGTTGTTTTGTTGAGCAGTATTTCTGATTCATGAATCTTTAATCTCATATGCTTACGGCTTGGACCTTCGACTTTGGTACTACTCCACTCCTCATCCGGTATTTTATGTAATTCTGCCAAAAGCTTTTTGCTTCTTCTGCGAAGGGTAATAAATTTTATCTTATCCTTATCAAGTTTTTCTAAATTTTCGTAGGTTGTAAATTTAGAATCAAAAATCAAACAAGACGGTTTCCTGCCTCCGTCTTTCCAAAAATCAACAAACTCCAACACGCACTCTGCTTCATTACGATGCCTTATCTCCGCATTAGAGTAACAAAAGATGCCGGTATCCGGATCTTGGCAAAGTACGGATAAAACGCTCTTTAGTCTTTTGCCATATTTTCCTGACCAATTATTTTCCAGAACACTGGCGTCACCCCAATGAGGAATAGCAGTAAAGTCCATGTTCACTTGACTGCTTAACAGCCTCAATTTTTTTAGTTGTTCAAACATAGCTTTTAAAAATCTTCGGTTCATGTGACGATCCGTTCGATACGAATAGCTGGATAATGTTCCATCTTTAGGTAACACATTAAGACCGCTGAAAAGCCCAAATCCTCTGTCCATAGCCCACAGGTCGTCTTGGCTATAACGATTATGACCAGCAAGCTTCAGGGCAATAAAAGACAACACGTTTTGAACACTGGAGAGTTCAGAAGTTCCAGGATACTCCGCAAACTCAATCCACTGATCAACACATAGTCGTGCTAAAAGCGGAAGAAAGGGAAGAATACCTATTCCTCTTTCAGAATGAAATAACTGACCTTTATCAATGTTCCAGTCAATAGAATGGCTTCGCGGAGCTTTAATTATTTTGGAGAATTGGAGTTTTCTCTCAATTTGTGTCCGCTTGGGTAAACGAGCAAATCCTTCTGCTGAGAGTACGCGATCAATATAATCATGGGAAACTCTGTTTCCTTCTGCCTGAAGAGCACTTTTTATATCAAGTATGGAATAATTTTGTTTACGCAATCGAATTATTTTAACCTTCAATTGTGCTTTATCTGCATCCGGATTTCGTCCGGGATTTTTTGTTACAAAGAAATGCCTGGAATCAATTTGGTTATTTTTTATAGCATTTACAAAATCCCGTTTCATCGCATTGATACTAAAAGGCGAATAGCCGAATCTTTTTGCAACATCCTTTGCCTTGATCTTTTCAACACACAAAGCTCTCATTGCTTCGTATTTCCTGTGAGTTATATGAGTAGAATTTAAAAAGAACTCCTTTATGTCCTTATTCATATAATTAGTATACATTGTATGAATAATAAGTAAATATAATAAAGTCATTCTTGCATATTTTCAATGACTGCCGGTATGCTACTTCTTGACTTAGCGGTATTTATAGCGCTTCAACCGTATTTTCAAATACGTCATGACAAATTACTTCCTGCTTTAAGTTCAGTAATTGCAACCTACTATTCAGGCATTAATACCTAATTTGAATTATATTTAAAATTCAACC containing:
- a CDS encoding cold-shock protein, which gives rise to MATGTVKWFNDSKGYGFITPEEGDDVFVHHTAIQAEGFKSLSEGDKVEFDIEQDEKGSKASNVVKL
- a CDS encoding ATP-binding protein, producing MKFIRVYIDGYGKFHNLDFSFAPGFNLIFGPNEAGKTTMMSFLRTVFFGFPGKKNASDRYEPLAGGTHGGRLELETTDKKRFSVSIKPGRTLAGEINILNGDGTELSGESARKSLQAALHGVSESIYKNVFAFSLTELQQLDSLENEEINAHIYSAGTGIGDVTLPDILKSVNAQKNKIYKHGGAAQIVPRITKELERVRAEISDIKKDLERYKTTISKIEKLRKEQTNLSNIIDNKRREKEKASRLKTGRDNVKELKEIEKQTATLPFVVEKFPLDGAERLEKLEDKLTERREELQQQNNEIKKLSTQADSIHIDNKILESESMISSLVEDYSAEAENIKRKDRIISNTNSLKTEVENAITDIGTDWNEDRVTAIDVGNETLQNIRVLSEGISNSQMSVEKSANNLVQEKKNRDESTREFETFSRQLERVRPATQFKFILIFGIPIALGLGAFCWITFKPISGIMAAVLGITAIAALYYVYYKSAAVTLEESKEQLSNIMESKKQSIEKAEIALSGAKDEYQQTVAKWQDWLRNRGFSIELDRNGIFALIESVRRIKELIRKKEEAENELQQVNKRAHKYLDRINTILKQCNLKTASPDNITQSVHLLNNTLKEQKRLKEKKGQLEEHTEGLKVREKTTRDIITEIEKKIENLILEGCAGNVGEFRKHSNIVHKREKLRERKNILEIQLARLIGSTPEVEKFKKEVASESDPVITDQSIDRLQKEITQQELEFSDIMQEMGAKTNQISELEKNERLGELRLEEENLKARLREALSEWSVNALCHTLLKRAMTIYERERQPFVLKHAGRYLNKITRRRYIRIIRKADGNNLVVETPEGLQKNVSALSRGTAEQLYLSMRLAFIKEYAGRVGTLPLIVDDILVNFDPQRAKTTIRLLNEVSKENQIVMFTCHPNTVELCRKEINDFKRPVIMDT
- a CDS encoding metallophosphoesterase family protein gives rise to the protein MKIKLIHCADLHLDSPFQGLTTKEPSLADRFKHSTNEAFVKIIDLCLAEKVDFLTIGGDTFDGADRSLSAQILLRDQFERLYKADIPVIIVAGNHDPMPDWLTEIKYPNNVHLLGGDKVESIPIEKNGKVITRIYGTSYKVSEVTENLSLKLQAKEKDTVSIGLLHANVGSRKGHAPYAPCSLNDLKENNMDIWLLGHIHTTEVLCKDPLILYPGNIQGRHINEDGPRGCYIIKIDSNRKISYEFKPVHNILWKQEEMNIKDIMTTVELTELLLDKCEEELSKLNNDEKGIVVRWRLTGPSPLYHELTMTDKIEETKEILVARFFNQAPFIFPESIRLKIRPERQKKDYINQENFIGDFLRLAGKVENDDQMKNELLKILNQPLSNRTIRKYLEEIDENELLTILEDSVNLGIDLLSGDKSS
- a CDS encoding transposase, whose product is MNKDIKEFFLNSTHITHRKYEAMRALCVEKIKAKDVAKRFGYSPFSINAMKRDFVNAIKNNQIDSRHFFVTKNPGRNPDADKAQLKVKIIRLRKQNYSILDIKSALQAEGNRVSHDYIDRVLSAEGFARLPKRTQIERKLQFSKIIKAPRSHSIDWNIDKGQLFHSERGIGILPFLPLLARLCVDQWIEFAEYPGTSELSSVQNVLSFIALKLAGHNRYSQDDLWAMDRGFGLFSGLNVLPKDGTLSSYSYRTDRHMNRRFLKAMFEQLKKLRLLSSQVNMDFTAIPHWGDASVLENNWSGKYGKRLKSVLSVLCQDPDTGIFCYSNAEIRHRNEAECVLEFVDFWKDGGRKPSCLIFDSKFTTYENLEKLDKDKIKFITLRRRSKKLLAELHKIPDEEWSSTKVEGPSRKHMRLKIHESEILLNKTTRYFRQIAVSGNGHEKEAFILTNDRKRTASQIIRQYGKRWNVEKGISEQIEFFHLNKLSSSIVVKVDFDLTMTIAAHNFYRVIAMDLAGFENETSGSLSSKFFDNGGQFKIENDSIIVEMKKKRHLQILMEAIKKYKNPLAGKKKN